One Dictyoglomus thermophilum H-6-12 DNA window includes the following coding sequences:
- the dnaJ gene encoding molecular chaperone DnaJ translates to MPTKKDYYEILGVPRNATQDEIKQAYRRLVRQYHPDLNKDPSAHEKFKEINEAYEVLSDPQKRAQYDQFGHVGDFSGYGDFQGGWQPGGFDFGDLGRNFEDIFENFFGDSIFGDLFGRRREREKAPRKGADLRYDINITLEEAAFGSEKEIYVTRLETCPTCKGKGTEPGTNPVKCDMCNGTGQIRNMRQTPFGQFVQITTCPKCHGTGQIIINPCHECHGTGKVRRKRRVEFKIPAGVDEGYVIRLAGEGEPGENGGPNGDIYIHIHIIPHKIFKRDNEDIWMELPIDYLIALLGGEVEVPTLEGKEKIYIKPGTQTGEVITLKGKGIPYLRNKNQRGDQKIVVKITVPQNLSPKEKELLLEIAKLRGINIEKDKNIFEQIKKAFKGDN, encoded by the coding sequence ATGCCAACCAAAAAAGATTATTATGAAATCCTGGGTGTGCCGAGAAACGCCACCCAGGATGAAATAAAACAAGCATATAGAAGATTGGTAAGACAGTATCATCCTGACTTAAACAAGGATCCTTCTGCCCACGAAAAGTTTAAAGAAATAAATGAAGCTTACGAAGTACTCTCTGATCCTCAAAAAAGAGCCCAATATGACCAATTTGGACATGTAGGAGATTTCTCAGGATATGGAGACTTTCAAGGAGGATGGCAACCCGGAGGCTTTGACTTTGGAGATTTAGGAAGAAATTTTGAGGACATTTTTGAAAACTTTTTTGGAGACAGCATCTTTGGAGATCTTTTCGGCAGAAGAAGAGAAAGGGAAAAAGCCCCAAGAAAAGGAGCAGATCTAAGATACGACATAAATATCACCTTAGAAGAAGCAGCCTTTGGAAGCGAGAAAGAAATATATGTAACAAGGCTTGAAACATGCCCTACTTGCAAAGGAAAAGGGACAGAGCCTGGAACAAATCCTGTAAAATGTGATATGTGTAATGGAACAGGACAAATAAGAAATATGAGACAAACTCCCTTTGGCCAATTTGTTCAGATAACCACATGTCCCAAATGTCATGGTACGGGACAGATAATAATCAATCCGTGCCACGAATGTCATGGTACAGGAAAAGTAAGGAGAAAAAGAAGAGTTGAATTTAAGATACCTGCAGGGGTTGATGAGGGATACGTAATAAGACTCGCAGGTGAAGGAGAACCAGGTGAAAATGGTGGACCTAATGGGGATATCTACATACATATTCATATAATTCCCCATAAAATATTCAAAAGGGACAACGAAGACATATGGATGGAGCTTCCTATAGACTACCTTATAGCCTTATTAGGAGGGGAGGTAGAGGTACCTACCTTAGAAGGTAAGGAAAAAATATATATAAAACCTGGAACCCAAACAGGAGAAGTAATTACCCTAAAAGGGAAGGGAATACCCTACTTGAGAAATAAAAATCAAAGAGGAGACCAAAAGATTGTTGTAAAGATAACTGTACCCCAAAACCTATCCCCAAAGGAAAAAGAGCTTCTCCTTGAGATAGCCAAACTCAGAGGAATAAATATAGAGAAGGATAAAAACATATTTGAACAGATAAAAAAAGCCTTTAAGGGTGATAATTAA
- a CDS encoding HepT-like ribonuclease domain-containing protein yields MLRRPLEAVFDIGNHILSRVPEAVPETFARENLIKMAEYRNRLIHFYEKY; encoded by the coding sequence ATGTTGAGAAGGCCATTAGAGGCAGTTTTTGATATAGGAAATCATATTTTATCGAGAGTGCCTGAAGCTGTTCCAGAGACTTTTGCGAGAGAAAATCTTATTAAAATGGCAGAGTATAGAAACAGATTGATTCACTTTTATGAGAAATATTAA